In the Sarcophilus harrisii chromosome 3, mSarHar1.11, whole genome shotgun sequence genome, one interval contains:
- the LOC100934773 gene encoding olfactory receptor 52B4-like yields the protein MASPNHTITSHTVFILVGIPGLEAQHLWISIPFCFSYIVALLGNSLLIFVISNERSLHEPMYFFLSMLAGIDLILSNTVLPKALAIFWFQAGEISLDGCVTQIFFIHSAFIAESGILLAMAFDRYVAICDPLRYAAILSHRIIGYVGLAIIVRSFCVILPDVFLVKRLPFCHSRVLPHTNCEHMAVAKFACADIRVNVWYGLSVLLFTVVLDALLIAISYILILRAVFRLPSQGARSKALSTCGSHLGVISMFYFPGIFTIITQRFGHHVPLHTHILLANVCVLAPPVLNPIIYGVKTKQIRERMVNFLFSKGK from the coding sequence ATGGCCTCTCCTAACCACACAATTACCAGTCACACGGTATTCATCTTGGTCGGCATCCCTGGACTAGAAGCCCAGCATTTATGGATATCCATCCCCTTCTGCTTCTCCTATATAGTTGCTCTGCTTGGAAACAGCCTCCTAATCTTTGTCATCAGCAATGAACGCAGCCTTCATGAGCCCATGTACTTTTTCCTTTCCATGCTTGCTGGGATAGACCTCATCCTCTCTAACACAGTTTTGCCCAAGGCTTTGGCCATCTTCTGGTTTCAGGCTGGAGAGATCTCCCTGGATGGATGTGTCACTCAGATTTTCTTCATCCATTCTGCATTCATTGCTGAGTCAGGGATCTTGTTGGCAATGGCATTTGATCGCTATGTGGCAATCTGTGACCCACTGAGATATGCTGCTATCCTCAGCCACAGGATAATAGGGTATGTTGGTTTGGCTATCATTGTGAGGAGTTTTTGTGTGATTCTTCCTGATGTGTTTCTGGTTAAGAGGTTACCCTTCTGTCACAGCCGAGTACTCCCCCACACCAATTGTGAGCATATGGCTGTGGCCAAATTTGCTTGTGCTGACATCCGTGTGAATGTCTGGTATGGTCTGTCTGTCCTCCTTTTCACTGTGGTGTTGGATGCCCTGCTTATAGCCATTTCCTACATCCTCATACTCCGAGCTGTCTTCCGCCTCCCATCTCAGGGTGCCCGTAGCAAAGCTTTGAGCACATGTGGTTCCCACCTTGGGGTCATCTCCATGTTTTACTTTCCAGGAATTTTCACCATTATCACCCAGAGATTTGGGCATCATGTGCCGCTTCACACCCACATTCTCCTGGCCAATGTCTGTGTGCTGGCTCCTCCTGTGCTGAATCCCATCATCTATGGGGTGAAAACTAAACAAATCCGGGAGCGTATGGTTAATTTCCTGTTCTCAAAGGGAAAGTAG